The following are encoded in a window of Roseimaritima ulvae genomic DNA:
- a CDS encoding universal stress protein, translated as MKILLATDGSGPAKEATRLVRSMAKNNSVDVHVLTVSYDPAQYATQPWVPEWVEQEKQVSHQILDQAQTILEDDCESVTLVHQAGPTVPCILEQAEAADVDLIVLAAKGRSALRRVLLGSVSDSVATSAKCSVLVVRANEGAELEPCKIVLGFDQSVASREAVAELMEWNFHRDCAVDLVSVAVQAFSFVGEGYEGPPLTLNPQRVEQIQQSADRMASQIAEHFPHTKVHSPVSSHVGDSIVSIAESTKANMVVVGDSGHSQIGQFLLGSTSKYVLRHAPCHVWISRHHWNADPIMGQREKAAVGK; from the coding sequence ATGAAGATTTTATTGGCAACCGACGGTTCGGGACCGGCGAAGGAAGCGACAAGGCTGGTTCGCTCGATGGCAAAGAACAATTCCGTCGACGTGCATGTGTTGACCGTTTCTTATGATCCGGCGCAGTACGCGACGCAGCCCTGGGTGCCGGAGTGGGTCGAACAGGAGAAGCAGGTTTCGCACCAGATTCTTGATCAAGCGCAAACCATCTTGGAAGATGATTGTGAGTCGGTGACTCTGGTGCATCAGGCGGGACCGACGGTGCCCTGTATTTTGGAGCAGGCCGAAGCGGCGGATGTGGACCTGATTGTGTTAGCCGCCAAAGGCCGCTCGGCGTTGCGAAGAGTGCTGTTGGGCAGCGTCTCGGATAGTGTGGCGACTAGCGCAAAGTGCTCGGTGTTGGTCGTCCGTGCCAATGAAGGTGCGGAGTTGGAGCCATGCAAGATCGTGCTGGGCTTTGATCAATCGGTGGCCTCGCGAGAAGCGGTGGCGGAATTGATGGAGTGGAATTTCCATCGGGACTGCGCGGTTGATCTGGTCAGCGTGGCGGTGCAGGCCTTTTCGTTCGTCGGGGAAGGCTACGAGGGGCCGCCACTGACGCTAAATCCGCAGCGCGTCGAACAGATTCAGCAATCGGCGGATCGCATGGCCAGCCAAATCGCCGAACATTTCCCGCACACCAAAGTGCATTCCCCGGTGTCCAGCCACGTCGGCGATTCGATTGTTTCGATCGCCGAATCGACCAAGGCGAACATGGTGGTGGTGGGCGACAGTGGGCACAGCCAAATTGGCCAGTTCTTGCTGGGCAGCACGTCCAAGTACGTGCTCCGGCACGCCCCCTGCCACGTCTGGATCTCCCGGCATCACTGGAACGCGGACCCAATCATGGGCCAGCGCGAAAAGGCCGCGGTCGGGAAGTAG
- a CDS encoding universal stress protein, with amino-acid sequence MKKIVVATDGSQAAEDAARFLSHIPHEETIELTVVTALFVPGSHRTYLGGDWIKTCMQRERESADAAFARIEALFEGANVVLKHVTREGHPAETVVAVARELQPELLVLGATGHSTISRILLGSTSDYVATHCPCSVLVVRRTGVMENQHPLRVAIAFEPSEPAQAALEEFAEFRWGADTDVSVVSAVYQPGFYQSGPEALSSAPVDEAAQRLNAVAPRATGVLIPSEHMGEGLVQYVESKQMDLVVVGETPRTRLGRILLGSVTRFLLRHAACSVWITRNRMVQSLPTSSPAASQDQPLPLV; translated from the coding sequence ATGAAGAAGATCGTGGTTGCCACCGATGGGTCGCAGGCAGCGGAAGACGCCGCCCGATTTTTGTCGCATATCCCCCACGAGGAAACCATTGAGTTGACCGTGGTCACGGCTTTGTTTGTGCCCGGCTCTCACAGGACCTACCTGGGTGGCGATTGGATCAAAACCTGCATGCAGCGGGAACGGGAATCCGCAGATGCTGCTTTTGCCCGGATCGAGGCGTTGTTTGAAGGAGCCAACGTGGTGCTCAAGCACGTCACCCGCGAGGGACATCCGGCCGAAACGGTTGTGGCGGTGGCCCGTGAGCTGCAGCCCGAGCTGCTGGTGTTGGGAGCAACGGGACATTCGACCATCTCGCGGATCCTGCTGGGCAGCACCAGCGACTACGTCGCGACGCACTGTCCGTGCAGCGTGCTGGTCGTCCGCCGCACCGGCGTGATGGAAAACCAACATCCGCTCCGCGTGGCGATCGCCTTTGAACCGAGCGAACCGGCGCAGGCCGCGTTGGAGGAATTCGCCGAATTCCGTTGGGGCGCAGACACGGATGTCAGTGTGGTGTCGGCAGTCTATCAGCCGGGATTCTATCAGTCCGGCCCCGAGGCACTGTCCTCGGCTCCGGTCGATGAGGCTGCACAGCGGTTGAATGCCGTGGCGCCGCGGGCCACCGGCGTGCTGATCCCCAGCGAGCACATGGGCGAAGGTCTGGTGCAGTATGTCGAATCGAAGCAGATGGACTTGGTGGTCGTGGGCGAAACGCCGCGCACCCGTCTGGGCCGGATCCTGCTGGGCAGTGTGACTCGATTCCTGTTACGACACGCCGCCTGCAGCGTCTGGATCACCCGCAACCGCATGGTGCAATCTCTACCCACGTCGTCCCCTGCCGCTTCCCAGGATCAACCGCTGCCCCTGGTTTGA